One window of Roseisolibacter agri genomic DNA carries:
- a CDS encoding ADOP family duplicated permease, which translates to MLNDVRTALRALTRAPRLAVVVALTFALGLAANTAVFAAVNALLLRPLPFPHAERLVDVHEHSETRLCAGCAVGTSWETFVDWRARATLFDAMGAYAERDVVLGGAPGAERAPSAAVSPALFTMLGAPVALGRALDAADDRPGAAAVVVVSHELWTRRFGGDSAVVGRTLLVNGAPHTVVGVVGPRFHFPEFAQLWTAIGAAPPDGGREARDLGVIGLLKADATRAAADAQMASIMAGLAEEQPQALREWSAGVTPLRHDLAGEEASLGWALLGAVLLVQLVVCANVAGLLLARAAERRRELAVRAALGASRGRLARQLLVEVGVLAAIGAGLGFWMASFAVETAAARAAGRIPYWIDLTVDWRVAAFCAALTVVAALASGLGIAVRASRPNVRGALQDAGPNASATRRQGRVRTALVVTELASALVLLAAAGLLVKTVARHARPEEGALADRLVTADVRLLGERYADSAQVGEAALAMLGAMARTPGVERAAVTRFEFLAGFGGSDQPVTLEGGRAPAAGASPRFAMVVSPGWRATRGLPLLAGRDLTDADRAGAAPVALVNAAMAERLWPGASALGRRVKLGPPDSDRPWVTVVGVLDNVTNPRAARATAGSMVYVPFAQWPGRPLSVVARTASADAAERVSAAMPAALRAVLPDEPVDDAVTVARGARDRVAPQRLLSRVLGGFAAFAVLIAAIGVFGVVAASAAQRTREIGLRVALGASPRQVATLLSRRADRMVLVGVGLGLVGALAASGALRALLFGADPLDLPVLVGVSVLLAAVALLAGWLPARRAARMDPVAALRVER; encoded by the coding sequence ATGCTGAACGACGTCCGCACCGCGCTGCGTGCGCTGACGCGCGCGCCGCGCCTGGCCGTGGTGGTGGCGCTCACCTTCGCGCTCGGGCTCGCGGCCAACACGGCGGTCTTCGCCGCGGTGAACGCGCTGCTCCTGCGCCCGCTGCCGTTCCCGCATGCAGAGCGGCTGGTGGACGTGCACGAGCACAGCGAGACGCGGCTGTGCGCGGGCTGCGCGGTGGGCACGTCGTGGGAGACGTTCGTCGACTGGCGCGCGCGCGCGACGCTGTTCGACGCGATGGGCGCATACGCGGAGCGTGACGTGGTGCTCGGCGGCGCGCCGGGCGCCGAGCGCGCGCCGTCGGCGGCGGTGTCGCCGGCGCTGTTCACGATGCTGGGTGCGCCGGTGGCGCTCGGCCGCGCGCTCGACGCGGCGGACGACCGGCCGGGCGCGGCGGCGGTGGTCGTCGTCAGCCACGAGCTGTGGACGCGGCGCTTCGGCGGCGACAGCGCGGTCGTCGGCCGCACGCTGCTGGTGAACGGCGCGCCGCACACCGTGGTGGGCGTCGTCGGCCCGCGCTTCCACTTCCCGGAGTTCGCGCAGCTGTGGACGGCGATCGGCGCCGCGCCGCCAGACGGCGGACGCGAGGCGCGCGACCTCGGCGTGATCGGGCTGCTGAAGGCGGACGCGACGCGCGCCGCCGCCGACGCGCAGATGGCGTCGATCATGGCGGGGCTGGCTGAGGAGCAGCCGCAGGCGCTGCGCGAGTGGAGCGCGGGCGTCACGCCGCTGCGCCACGACCTCGCGGGCGAGGAGGCGTCGCTGGGTTGGGCGCTGCTGGGCGCGGTGCTGCTGGTGCAGCTGGTCGTCTGCGCCAACGTCGCGGGGCTGCTGCTCGCGCGCGCGGCCGAGCGGCGGCGCGAGCTGGCGGTGCGCGCGGCGCTGGGCGCGAGCCGCGGCCGGCTCGCGCGCCAGCTGCTCGTGGAGGTCGGCGTGCTGGCGGCGATCGGCGCGGGGCTCGGCTTCTGGATGGCGTCGTTCGCGGTGGAGACGGCGGCCGCGCGCGCGGCCGGGCGCATCCCGTACTGGATCGACCTCACCGTCGACTGGCGCGTGGCCGCGTTCTGCGCCGCGCTGACCGTCGTCGCCGCGCTGGCGAGCGGGCTCGGGATCGCGGTGCGCGCCTCGCGCCCCAACGTGCGCGGCGCGCTGCAGGACGCGGGACCGAATGCGAGCGCCACGCGGCGGCAGGGCCGCGTGCGCACCGCGCTCGTGGTGACCGAGCTGGCGAGCGCGCTCGTGCTGCTGGCCGCGGCGGGCCTGCTGGTGAAGACCGTCGCGCGCCACGCGCGTCCCGAGGAGGGCGCGCTCGCCGACCGTCTCGTCACGGCGGACGTGCGGCTGCTCGGTGAGCGCTACGCGGACTCCGCGCAGGTCGGCGAGGCGGCGCTGGCGATGCTCGGCGCGATGGCGCGCACGCCGGGCGTCGAGCGCGCCGCGGTGACGCGCTTCGAGTTCCTCGCGGGCTTCGGCGGCAGCGACCAGCCGGTGACGCTCGAGGGCGGACGCGCGCCCGCCGCGGGCGCGTCGCCGCGCTTCGCGATGGTCGTGAGCCCGGGCTGGCGTGCGACGCGCGGGCTGCCACTGCTCGCGGGCCGCGACCTCACGGACGCCGACCGCGCGGGCGCCGCGCCGGTCGCGCTGGTGAACGCCGCGATGGCCGAGCGGCTGTGGCCCGGCGCGTCGGCGCTCGGCCGGCGCGTGAAGCTCGGGCCGCCCGACTCCGACCGGCCTTGGGTGACGGTGGTGGGCGTGCTGGACAACGTCACGAACCCGCGGGCGGCGCGCGCGACGGCGGGCAGCATGGTCTACGTGCCGTTCGCGCAGTGGCCGGGCCGTCCGCTGAGCGTCGTCGCACGTACCGCGAGCGCCGACGCGGCGGAGCGCGTGAGCGCCGCCATGCCCGCCGCGCTGCGCGCCGTGCTCCCCGACGAGCCGGTGGACGACGCGGTGACGGTCGCGCGCGGCGCCCGCGACCGCGTCGCGCCGCAGCGGCTGCTGTCGCGCGTGCTCGGTGGCTTCGCGGCGTTCGCGGTGCTGATCGCGGCCATCGGCGTGTTCGGCGTCGTCGCCGCGTCCGCCGCGCAACGCACCCGCGAGATCGGCCTGCGCGTCGCGCTTGGCGCCTCGCCGCGTCAGGTCGCGACGCTGCTCTCGCGCCGCGCGGACCGCATGGTGCTGGTGGGCGTGGGCCTTGGCCTCGTGGGCGCGCTAGCCGCGTCGGGCGCGCTGCGCGCGCTGCTGTTCGGCGCCGATCCGCTGGACCTGCCGGTGCTGGTGGGCGTGAGCGTGCTGCTGGCGGCGGTGGCGCTGCTGGCCGGCTGGCTGCCCGCGCGCCGCGCGGCGCGGATGGACCCGGTGGCGGCGCTGCGCGTCGAGCGTTGA